One part of the Algibacter sp. L1A34 genome encodes these proteins:
- a CDS encoding peptidase domain-containing ABC transporter yields the protein MDNNTLSPWKRFLGLVELERKDIYQIAYYAIFEGLVSLSLPLGIQAIINLLQGAQISTSWIVLVFLVTVGVAFSGILTLMQMRIIETIQQRIFTRASLDLSYRFPKIKMSKLREYYLPELANRFFDTIVIQKGLSKILIDMPSALLQIIFALILLSFYHPFFIIFGMLLLLLIYVVFKYTAKRGLDTSLKESKNKYKVAHWLQEIARTIISFKLSGKTSLAMEKSDDLVSEYLESRENHFKILVMQFIQLIGFKVLVTLGLLVIGGFLVLDQRMNIGQFVAAEIIILLIITSVEKLISGLESFYDVLTSIEKLGQVVDMPIESQQGEAIKKNADLTIEFQNVSYQVEKRYKPILSDISFTINPKDKILIKGESGSGKSSLLQLISGLISPTSGYIYINNLSIQSLFKNEYRSNLGVSLSEETPFEGTIRENITFGNKNISDDSIYEVIESLNLTTFLHQQIKGLSTILKPEGKQIAYTTSKKIILARAIVKQPKLLILENPFDHFDKEEASKMINFLTDPEQSWSLVVVSNNDIWEPKCNKKIVLKKGLIINKL from the coding sequence ATGGATAACAACACTTTATCACCCTGGAAACGCTTTTTAGGTTTAGTAGAATTAGAACGTAAAGATATTTATCAAATTGCTTATTATGCTATTTTCGAAGGCCTTGTAAGCTTATCGCTTCCGTTAGGTATTCAAGCTATTATTAATTTATTACAAGGCGCACAAATTTCAACCTCTTGGATTGTTTTAGTATTTCTAGTAACGGTAGGTGTTGCTTTTTCTGGCATACTAACTTTAATGCAAATGCGCATTATAGAAACCATACAACAACGTATTTTTACTAGAGCTTCCTTAGATTTAAGTTATCGTTTCCCGAAGATAAAAATGAGTAAGCTACGAGAATATTATCTTCCAGAATTAGCAAACCGTTTTTTTGATACTATAGTCATTCAAAAAGGGTTATCTAAAATATTAATCGATATGCCTTCGGCATTATTACAAATTATATTTGCCTTAATTTTACTGTCGTTCTACCATCCTTTCTTTATCATTTTCGGGATGCTGTTATTATTACTTATATATGTAGTGTTTAAATATACAGCCAAACGCGGGTTAGACACAAGTTTAAAAGAATCGAAAAACAAATACAAAGTTGCGCATTGGCTACAAGAAATTGCTCGTACCATTATTAGTTTTAAACTTTCAGGAAAAACAAGTTTGGCAATGGAAAAAAGTGACGATCTAGTTTCAGAGTATTTAGAATCTAGAGAGAATCACTTTAAAATTTTAGTGATGCAGTTTATTCAACTTATAGGTTTTAAAGTATTAGTAACATTAGGGTTATTAGTAATAGGTGGTTTTTTAGTTTTGGATCAAAGGATGAATATTGGGCAATTTGTTGCCGCAGAAATCATTATACTTTTAATTATTACTTCAGTTGAAAAATTAATTAGTGGTTTAGAATCTTTTTATGATGTTTTGACTTCTATTGAAAAATTAGGACAAGTTGTAGACATGCCGATAGAATCTCAACAAGGAGAAGCTATTAAGAAAAACGCCGATTTAACTATTGAGTTTCAAAATGTTTCATATCAAGTAGAAAAACGTTATAAACCTATTTTGAGCGACATTTCCTTTACTATAAATCCAAAAGATAAAATTTTAATAAAAGGTGAAAGTGGCTCTGGAAAATCTAGTTTATTACAACTTATTTCTGGTCTTATTTCTCCAACTTCTGGATATATTTATATAAACAATCTCTCTATTCAGAGTCTCTTTAAAAATGAATATCGTTCCAATTTAGGTGTATCACTTTCAGAAGAAACACCTTTTGAAGGTACAATAAGAGAAAATATTACTTTCGGAAATAAAAACATTAGCGACGATAGCATTTATGAAGTTATTGAAAGCTTGAATTTAACCACGTTTTTACATCAGCAAATTAAAGGTTTAAGTACTATTTTAAAACCTGAAGGAAAGCAAATAGCTTACACCACTTCAAAAAAAATAATACTAGCCAGAGCAATCGTTAAGCAGCCTAAACTATTAATTCTTGAAAACCCTTTCGATCATTTTGATAAAGAAGAAGCCTCTAAAATGATTAACTTCTTAACAGACCCCGAACAATCATGGAGTTTAGTTGTTGTAAGTAATAATGACATATGGGAGCCAAAATGTAATAAGAAAATTGTCCTTAAAAAAGGACTTATTATAAATAAACTGTAA
- a CDS encoding TolC family protein — protein sequence MQKLVIIVLFLMSSVGFSQESDPVLSLEEYLGYVKKYHPIVKQAQLITTESEAKLLKSRGAFDPKLEVDYNRKKFKSTTYYDKLNTTFKIPTWYGVELKANYENNDGTYLNPEYNTPEDGLYGVGVSVSLAKGLLTNERMATLKQSKLYLKYAQAEQKLVINDILYNAISTYFNWLKNHQAKLVYSDYLKNANTRLQNVKSSFFAGDKPAIDTLEASINFKNRKLDFEKAKIGYIKSALELSNYLWIENNIPLELEEGVFPDITTIDKIDVILNSSVLNSTEELIINHPKLQSLQIKKEILTVDKRLKTNNLLPKIDLQYNFLSSDYQNANDFNTANYKSGLNISFPLFLRKERADLRLAKMKLQDIGFDLSATKVNLKNKVNATIQEIDSYYTQYDLLQDIVKDYKQIVHSEERKFSLGEGSLFLVNYREVKLIESQLKAIDIEYQLFISKSNLLRVLNNL from the coding sequence ATGCAGAAACTTGTAATTATTGTACTGTTTTTAATGTCTTCCGTAGGTTTTTCGCAAGAAAGTGATCCTGTTTTATCATTAGAAGAATATTTAGGGTATGTAAAAAAGTACCACCCTATAGTGAAACAAGCTCAACTTATCACAACTGAAAGTGAAGCGAAATTATTAAAATCTAGAGGTGCTTTTGATCCAAAATTGGAAGTAGATTATAACCGTAAAAAGTTTAAATCTACCACGTATTACGATAAACTAAACACCACATTTAAAATCCCTACTTGGTATGGTGTAGAGCTTAAAGCCAATTATGAAAATAATGACGGGACCTATTTAAATCCTGAATATAACACTCCAGAAGATGGTTTGTATGGTGTTGGGGTTTCAGTTTCTTTGGCGAAAGGTTTATTAACCAATGAGCGCATGGCGACTTTAAAACAATCTAAATTGTATTTAAAATACGCGCAGGCAGAACAAAAACTTGTAATAAACGATATTTTATACAATGCTATTTCTACCTATTTTAATTGGTTAAAGAATCACCAAGCCAAATTGGTTTACAGCGATTATCTTAAAAATGCAAATACCCGATTGCAGAATGTAAAAAGCAGCTTTTTTGCTGGAGATAAACCTGCTATTGATACTTTAGAAGCAAGTATTAATTTTAAAAATAGAAAACTCGATTTTGAAAAAGCGAAGATTGGGTATATTAAATCGGCTTTAGAACTATCAAACTATTTATGGATAGAAAACAACATTCCTTTAGAGTTAGAAGAAGGTGTTTTTCCAGATATTACTACTATTGATAAAATAGATGTTATTTTAAACAGTTCTGTATTAAATAGCACGGAAGAATTAATAATAAACCACCCTAAACTTCAAAGTCTTCAAATAAAAAAGGAAATCTTAACTGTTGATAAGCGTTTAAAAACAAATAACTTATTACCAAAAATAGATTTGCAGTATAATTTTCTGTCTAGCGATTATCAAAATGCTAACGATTTTAATACTGCTAATTACAAAAGCGGATTAAATATTAGCTTTCCCTTATTTTTAAGAAAAGAACGCGCTGATTTAAGATTAGCTAAAATGAAACTTCAGGACATCGGTTTTGATCTTTCGGCAACTAAAGTTAATTTGAAAAATAAAGTAAATGCTACCATACAAGAAATAGATTCGTATTACACGCAGTATGATCTTCTTCAAGATATTGTTAAAGATTATAAGCAAATTGTACATAGTGAAGAACGTAAATTTAGTCTAGGTGAAGGTTCTCTGTTTTTGGTTAATTATAGAGAAGTTAAACTTATTGAAAGCCAATTAAAGGCGATAGATATTGAATACCAATTGTTTATTAGTAAATCTAATTTGTTGCGGGTTTTAAATAATTTATAG
- a CDS encoding HlyD family secretion protein produces MLNITNNKVSEYIDLKAFKSGKDIFNKEYHKRFKKFLKVFSIIIVIIVFLPWTQNISSTGLVTTLKPDQRPQSIQSQIPGRIEEWFVQEGDFVKKGDTIIRISEVKSDYFDSRLAERTGNQLSVKSSSVEAYKNKVIALENQISALQQERRLKLESAKNKLLQAHLKVTTDSMDLEAIKINADIANTQYKRTISLQEEGLKAVKDVEEKLNKLQEAEAKLMSQQNKYLSTKNEVINAQIAISTISATYGDKLGKAKSGLYTAQSSGYDTEAEVSKLETSLANYTKRTSLLFVTAPQDGYINKAIKAGIGETFKDGEQLVSIMPADYDLAVEMYVRPIDLPLIHKGENVRVQFDGWPAIVFSGWPNVSYGTYGANIVAIENYISSNGKYRVLLKPDPDDVAWPEAIRVGSGAKSIALLNDVPIWFELWRQINSFPPDFYKTEYSKDKK; encoded by the coding sequence ATGTTAAATATAACCAACAATAAAGTTTCAGAATATATAGACTTAAAAGCCTTTAAGTCGGGGAAAGATATTTTTAATAAAGAATACCATAAGCGATTTAAAAAATTCCTTAAAGTATTTTCTATAATCATTGTAATTATCGTCTTTTTACCATGGACTCAAAATATATCGAGTACAGGTTTGGTAACAACTCTAAAACCCGACCAGAGACCACAATCCATACAGTCTCAAATACCAGGACGTATTGAGGAATGGTTTGTACAAGAAGGGGATTTTGTAAAAAAAGGTGATACCATTATCCGTATTTCTGAGGTAAAAAGTGATTATTTCGATTCACGTTTAGCAGAACGAACAGGCAATCAACTTAGCGTAAAATCATCGTCTGTAGAAGCTTATAAAAACAAGGTAATAGCTTTAGAAAATCAAATTTCGGCTTTACAACAAGAACGCAGACTAAAGCTAGAGTCTGCCAAAAATAAATTACTACAAGCACATTTAAAAGTAACCACAGACAGCATGGATTTGGAAGCTATTAAGATAAATGCTGATATTGCAAACACTCAATACAAACGTACTATTTCTTTACAGGAAGAAGGCTTAAAAGCAGTTAAAGATGTTGAAGAAAAACTTAACAAATTGCAAGAAGCAGAAGCTAAGTTAATGTCGCAACAAAACAAATATTTAAGTACCAAAAATGAAGTAATAAATGCACAAATTGCTATATCTACAATAAGCGCAACTTATGGCGATAAACTAGGGAAGGCTAAAAGTGGTTTATATACGGCGCAATCGAGCGGTTACGATACTGAAGCCGAGGTTTCTAAGCTAGAAACGAGTTTAGCCAATTACACAAAACGTACCAGTTTACTATTTGTTACAGCACCACAAGATGGCTACATTAATAAAGCGATTAAAGCTGGTATTGGTGAAACGTTTAAAGATGGTGAGCAATTGGTAAGTATTATGCCAGCAGATTACGATTTAGCGGTTGAAATGTATGTACGCCCAATAGATTTACCTTTAATACATAAAGGTGAAAATGTACGTGTACAGTTCGATGGTTGGCCTGCTATTGTGTTTAGCGGTTGGCCAAATGTATCTTACGGTACTTATGGCGCCAATATTGTGGCCATTGAAAACTATATTAGCAGCAATGGTAAATACCGTGTGTTACTAAAACCAGACCCAGATGATGTGGCTTGGCCAGAAGCGATTCGTGTGGGTTCTGGAGCAAAAAGTATTGCGCTACTTAATGATGTGCCAATTTGGTTTGAACTTTGGAGACAAATAAATAGCTTCCCTCCCGATTTCTATAAAACTGAATATTCTAAAGATAAAAAGTAA
- a CDS encoding GNAT family N-acetyltransferase: protein MEIKTDFTIEPCKKENIKKIVDGINEYNLSKVSAIADIWTRLEFVAKDKNGIEIGGILAGLGYWNGLEINILWVKEGYRKKGIGTRLLKHAEKIAKEKGAEISMLDTFDFQAEQFYLKNGYKPIGEMKGFPKGQRRIYFSKELDE, encoded by the coding sequence ATGGAAATAAAAACTGATTTTACTATTGAACCTTGCAAAAAGGAAAATATAAAGAAAATTGTAGATGGAATTAATGAATATAATTTAAGTAAAGTTTCTGCAATTGCGGATATTTGGACACGTTTGGAGTTTGTGGCTAAAGATAAAAATGGAATTGAAATTGGCGGAATATTAGCAGGACTTGGATATTGGAATGGTCTCGAAATTAATATTCTGTGGGTAAAAGAAGGTTATAGAAAAAAAGGAATAGGAACAAGGCTTTTAAAACACGCTGAAAAAATAGCAAAGGAAAAAGGGGCTGAAATCTCAATGCTCGATACGTTTGATTTTCAAGCAGAGCAATTTTACTTAAAAAATGGCTACAAACCGATTGGTGAAATGAAAGGTTTCCCGAAAGGACAAAGACGAATATATTTCTCGAAAGAACTAGACGAATAA
- a CDS encoding MgtC/SapB family protein, with translation MTTVDFTTRLTVALLAGLVIGFERQLRQKTAGLKTNMLVASGAAIFVLLSYMIKNEDSTVDVTRIIAQVITGVGFLGAGVIFREGVNVHGLGSAATIWCSAAIGCLAATGLYVETAICTILILLINLFIEPLDKWLKSRR, from the coding sequence ATGACAACGGTAGATTTCACAACTCGCTTAACAGTGGCCTTATTAGCAGGATTGGTTATTGGCTTCGAAAGGCAATTGCGTCAAAAAACGGCTGGTTTAAAAACCAATATGTTAGTAGCCTCAGGCGCCGCCATATTTGTTTTATTATCTTATATGATTAAAAATGAAGACTCAACTGTAGATGTTACCCGAATAATAGCCCAAGTTATTACAGGCGTTGGTTTCCTAGGTGCAGGTGTTATTTTTAGAGAAGGCGTAAACGTCCACGGCTTAGGTTCTGCCGCAACTATTTGGTGCAGTGCAGCCATTGGTTGTCTTGCTGCCACAGGTTTATACGTAGAAACAGCCATTTGCACAATACTTATATTACTTATCAATTTATTTATAGAACCCTTAGATAAATGGCTAAAAAGTAGAAGATAG
- a CDS encoding patatin-like phospholipase family protein, whose translation MKTKAVNKFDKKIGLVLSGGGARAYAHIGVLQALNEHGIYPTHLSGSSAGALVGALYCNGYSPLEILELAKSHEFLQIFKIGFVNKELTEMTRLKSFLIQYLKDDFNTLKIPLSICASNLNLGNYEIRSSGKLIEFIAASCAVPLLFKPIKIKGHLYVDGGLLNNLPIEPLLETSNKIIGVSVNEHEFKDNIKGAMQLTQRCLQLAVWNTLQERIEKCDASILIDKHFNYGMFSISKSQELFDIGYKQTIDKMDSILKAIG comes from the coding sequence ATGAAAACCAAGGCTGTAAACAAATTCGATAAAAAAATAGGGTTGGTACTTTCCGGCGGCGGAGCTAGAGCCTATGCACATATTGGGGTATTGCAAGCCTTAAACGAGCATGGTATTTACCCTACACATCTTTCTGGTTCTAGCGCTGGTGCTTTAGTTGGCGCCCTGTATTGTAATGGGTATTCTCCTTTAGAAATATTAGAACTCGCCAAAAGTCATGAGTTTTTACAAATTTTTAAAATAGGATTCGTCAATAAAGAACTTACAGAAATGACGCGATTAAAGTCCTTTTTAATCCAATATCTTAAAGACGATTTTAACACCCTAAAAATTCCGCTTTCCATTTGTGCGTCCAATTTAAACTTGGGTAATTACGAAATACGATCGTCCGGGAAATTAATCGAATTTATTGCCGCCTCCTGTGCTGTTCCACTATTATTTAAACCCATAAAAATTAAAGGTCATTTATATGTCGATGGCGGTTTACTTAACAATTTACCCATAGAACCTTTACTAGAAACTTCAAATAAAATAATAGGAGTAAGCGTTAACGAACATGAATTTAAAGATAATATAAAAGGCGCTATGCAACTTACGCAGCGTTGTTTACAATTAGCCGTTTGGAATACACTACAAGAACGTATTGAAAAATGCGATGCTTCTATACTTATAGATAAGCATTTTAATTACGGAATGTTTTCCATTAGTAAATCTCAAGAATTGTTCGATATTGGATACAAACAAACTATAGACAAAATGGATAGTATTTTAAAAGCCATAGGCTAA
- a CDS encoding SDR family NAD(P)-dependent oxidoreductase — protein MPEEDKQGQMANHKIVSPEEIEQCIAVLEQLNADTNQMFELPEAQRNALFKASGLLSRPNRDEFQRRRKDAKKAAKRKMIAKDKHARKTTGIRSARESALFVAPKLLAAASISEDTPELESPRNCYVCKTVFTKLHHFYDTMCTECGDLNYAKRFQTTDLKDQVAVITGSRLKIGYHITLMLLRSGATVVATTRFPADSAIRFAKEDDYKQWSDRLHIHGLDLRHIPSVEIFCNYIEQKYDRLDILINNAAQTVRRPSGFYFHLMENEKLPINQLPKLAQTLLKDHESCLEELSSLSVSASKTDKNNVLPVTWHGPEPGIGLRNSAELSQIPYSFDNSLQTSEVFPEGELDADLQQVDLRKTNSWRLKLGEIETTEMVEVQLVNAVAPFVLCNRLSNLMMKENTGKKHIINVSAMEGKFHRFKKQDRHPHTNMAKAALNMLTHTSAATFAKSGIYMNAVDTGWVTDEDPAELSKKKVEVHDFQPPLDIVDGAARVMDPLIDGINTGKHWSGKFLKDYFPIDW, from the coding sequence ATGCCAGAAGAAGATAAACAAGGCCAAATGGCTAACCACAAAATTGTTTCTCCAGAAGAAATAGAGCAATGCATTGCTGTTTTAGAGCAATTAAATGCAGATACCAACCAAATGTTTGAGCTTCCAGAAGCACAACGTAACGCATTATTTAAAGCCTCGGGCTTGTTATCTCGTCCAAATCGTGATGAGTTTCAACGTCGTAGAAAAGATGCTAAAAAAGCGGCAAAACGTAAAATGATTGCCAAAGATAAACACGCACGTAAAACTACAGGTATTCGTTCGGCAAGAGAATCAGCTTTATTTGTAGCTCCTAAATTGTTAGCTGCCGCATCAATTTCTGAAGATACTCCGGAATTAGAGTCGCCTAGAAACTGCTACGTTTGTAAAACGGTATTCACCAAATTACATCATTTTTACGATACCATGTGCACGGAATGCGGTGATTTAAACTACGCAAAACGTTTCCAAACTACAGATTTAAAAGACCAAGTGGCTGTAATTACGGGTTCACGTTTAAAAATTGGTTATCATATCACCTTAATGCTTTTGCGTTCTGGCGCTACAGTTGTGGCTACTACGCGTTTTCCTGCAGATTCTGCTATCAGGTTTGCAAAAGAGGACGATTATAAACAATGGAGCGACCGTTTACATATACATGGCCTCGATTTACGCCACATACCAAGTGTAGAAATTTTCTGTAACTATATAGAGCAGAAATACGATCGCTTAGATATTTTAATAAACAATGCTGCGCAAACTGTGAGGCGTCCGTCTGGGTTTTATTTCCATTTAATGGAAAACGAAAAACTACCTATAAACCAACTGCCTAAACTAGCGCAAACGTTATTAAAGGATCATGAAAGTTGTTTGGAAGAATTATCTAGCTTAAGTGTTAGTGCTTCTAAAACGGATAAAAATAACGTATTACCTGTAACATGGCATGGACCAGAACCGGGAATTGGCTTACGAAATTCGGCCGAGCTTTCTCAAATACCATATAGTTTTGATAACTCGTTACAAACCTCAGAGGTGTTTCCGGAAGGTGAATTGGATGCCGACTTACAACAAGTAGATTTACGTAAAACCAACAGCTGGCGTTTAAAATTAGGCGAAATTGAAACCACAGAAATGGTAGAAGTTCAATTAGTAAATGCTGTAGCCCCTTTTGTTTTATGTAACCGTTTGTCTAATTTAATGATGAAAGAGAATACGGGTAAAAAGCATATAATTAATGTGTCTGCCATGGAAGGGAAGTTCCATAGATTTAAAAAGCAAGACAGACATCCACATACAAACATGGCAAAAGCGGCCTTAAATATGTTAACACATACAAGTGCTGCTACGTTTGCAAAATCTGGAATTTACATGAATGCTGTAGATACGGGATGGGTTACAGATGAAGATCCAGCGGAATTATCGAAGAAAAAAGTGGAGGTTCACGATTTTCAGCCGCCATTAGATATTGTTGATGGTGCAGCAAGAGTTATGGATCCATTAATTGATGGTATAAATACTGGGAAACATTGGTCTGGGAAATTTTTAAAGGATTATTTCCCAATAGATTGGTAG
- a CDS encoding patatin-like phospholipase family protein — protein sequence MAKELDKNSEFIPFESIGLCFSGGGYRATFFALGVLSYLDQASYNNKSLLKAVKALSTVSGGTLTGVGYAKAVQMPDYNFKTFFKNFYNTFTPENDVLLESAIAKLENDTVWKANPYKNRSLINAFALTYSEMPIFEGTFGKFKKDKIKQLEQVCFNATDFSFGLTYRFQNRGYFGNNPLYKNHQKEINALRDAVELGDVIASSSCFPVGFEPLIFPDDYFKDHNDASYKNLKGLDTFIDGVGIMDGGIADNQGIGSMMLISDRMKGNLDLIIVNDVGSYKMKPWQQDATKIEKKSTAKRVINKVLQYFSIKPIYWIILLVGLLILLLNNMKVFGPTDYVGWYILGSTLFGMGLLLTVFGLVASSVKIAVLSRLKHVFNKNIPEALLDDILTFEKLDISLIQVMLSNRITSAMTMINDVFLKQMRRVNYDLFYSKSQLKNKRITATVYKLNGKKSPYNNSPGYNKAIKLPSKNLESVCLTASETPTTLWWDKKDIVKNRMQTLIACGQFTVCYELMEYILELKADPDSNVTDFTEIDKLYGALQQDWIKFNKEPLWLVNVLNR from the coding sequence ATGGCAAAAGAATTAGATAAAAATTCAGAATTTATACCTTTTGAAAGTATTGGACTTTGTTTTAGTGGTGGTGGTTATCGTGCTACTTTTTTTGCTTTAGGCGTATTATCTTATCTCGATCAAGCTTCTTATAACAATAAATCGCTATTAAAAGCCGTAAAGGCATTGAGTACAGTAAGTGGAGGTACCTTAACAGGTGTTGGCTATGCTAAAGCGGTTCAAATGCCAGATTATAATTTTAAAACCTTTTTTAAAAATTTCTACAATACGTTTACACCAGAAAACGATGTGCTTCTAGAAAGTGCTATTGCCAAATTAGAAAATGATACTGTTTGGAAAGCCAATCCATATAAAAATAGATCTCTAATTAACGCTTTTGCTTTAACATATTCCGAAATGCCCATATTTGAAGGTACCTTCGGAAAGTTTAAAAAAGATAAAATAAAACAACTTGAGCAAGTATGTTTCAATGCTACAGATTTTTCTTTCGGGTTAACTTATCGCTTTCAAAATCGAGGTTATTTTGGAAATAATCCACTTTATAAAAACCATCAAAAAGAAATTAATGCTTTACGCGATGCAGTAGAATTAGGAGATGTAATTGCATCATCATCTTGTTTTCCTGTTGGTTTTGAACCCTTGATTTTTCCAGACGATTATTTTAAAGACCACAACGATGCTTCATATAAAAATTTAAAAGGGTTAGATACGTTTATAGACGGCGTAGGTATCATGGATGGTGGTATTGCAGATAATCAAGGTATTGGTAGTATGATGCTTATTAGCGATAGAATGAAAGGTAATTTAGATTTAATAATTGTTAACGATGTTGGTAGTTATAAAATGAAACCTTGGCAACAAGATGCCACTAAAATTGAAAAGAAATCTACCGCCAAACGAGTAATAAATAAGGTATTGCAATATTTTTCAATTAAACCCATTTATTGGATTATTCTATTGGTTGGTTTGCTAATTTTACTTTTGAACAATATGAAGGTTTTTGGGCCAACAGATTATGTGGGTTGGTATATTTTAGGAAGTACTCTTTTTGGTATGGGGTTACTTTTAACGGTATTTGGCCTTGTAGCATCATCCGTTAAAATAGCGGTGCTTTCTAGATTGAAACATGTATTTAATAAGAATATACCCGAAGCTTTACTTGATGATATTTTAACTTTTGAAAAATTGGATATTAGCTTAATACAAGTAATGCTTTCTAACCGTATAACATCGGCTATGACCATGATAAACGATGTGTTTCTAAAGCAAATGCGTCGTGTAAATTACGATTTGTTTTATTCTAAAAGTCAGTTAAAAAACAAACGCATTACAGCAACTGTTTATAAATTGAATGGTAAGAAATCACCATATAACAACAGTCCTGGTTATAATAAAGCAATAAAATTGCCTAGCAAAAATTTAGAAAGTGTTTGCTTAACAGCTTCCGAAACTCCAACAACTTTATGGTGGGATAAAAAAGATATTGTAAAAAATAGAATGCAAACTTTAATTGCCTGCGGACAGTTTACAGTTTGTTATGAACTTATGGAATATATTTTAGAATTAAAAGCCGATCCTGATAGTAATGTAACCGATTTTACAGAAATAGATAAGCTTTATGGTGCTTTACAACAAGATTGGATTAAGTTTAATAAAGAACCTTTATGGCTTGTAAATGTTTTAAATAGATAG
- a CDS encoding TetR/AcrR family transcriptional regulator codes for MNVLLPNIKIEMPPGIYLKDPETSPLGKKIIKNSIILIQDIGFEGFNFKKLGLQIDSNESSIYRYFESKHKLLIYLTSWYWSWIEYQLVLETHSINSNEEKLKKAIEIVTRTTKQDNNYSHIDEVLLNKIIINENSKSYLTKKVDTENKEGFFMPYRRVVYRISEIILVYNNTYTYSLSLASSILEGSLYQHFLKSHFKTITNCDTKNTPTDFFTNLVLKTIQING; via the coding sequence ATGAATGTTTTACTACCAAACATCAAAATAGAAATGCCTCCCGGTATTTATCTTAAAGACCCCGAAACATCTCCTTTAGGTAAAAAAATTATTAAAAATAGTATTATACTTATTCAAGACATAGGTTTTGAAGGTTTTAATTTTAAAAAATTAGGACTCCAAATAGATTCTAACGAGAGTTCTATATATCGTTATTTTGAAAGTAAACATAAACTACTCATTTATCTAACCTCTTGGTATTGGAGTTGGATAGAATATCAGCTTGTTCTAGAAACTCATAGTATAAATAGTAATGAAGAAAAATTAAAAAAAGCGATAGAAATAGTTACTAGAACAACAAAACAGGATAACAACTATAGCCATATTGACGAAGTACTTTTAAATAAAATTATTATTAATGAAAACTCCAAATCGTACCTCACAAAAAAAGTAGATACAGAAAATAAAGAAGGTTTCTTTATGCCTTATAGACGTGTAGTTTATCGCATTTCCGAAATTATTTTAGTCTATAATAATACGTATACATACAGTTTAAGCTTAGCGAGTTCTATTTTAGAAGGCTCCCTTTATCAACATTTTCTAAAATCCCACTTTAAAACAATCACTAATTGTGATACAAAAAACACACCCACAGATTTTTTTACAAACTTGGTATTAAAAACAATTCAAATAAATGGATAA